In Paroedura picta isolate Pp20150507F chromosome 6, Ppicta_v3.0, whole genome shotgun sequence, one genomic interval encodes:
- the NPAT gene encoding protein NPAT isoform X2 has protein sequence MLLPSDVARLVLGYLQQEKLLTTCRTFIVESSDLKEYAEHCTGEGVVPACLLSLFGKNLTTILNEYIVMKTKETTHDVPAMMSSLWKKLDYTLSQIRSMQNSSAFSVHQRGRTRSAIADMKKQKCLQPSASSNLGASCVLLQPGQLSSAPMTATQVFLKPVATPSQAQTRANSASAHRTQAQGSSNNTGDSLGLLSAVVQERKLHSSAMSPGKRKSDSQKKKAISSETQSSNSSSEDSPTAEEDSSPMEEESEPLEELIDGNFPQMVIENAREKILSNKCLQEKLAENINKFLGSDGTVTQTPKQPDTGPTIQESSIDELLGLQQGEIHMTEEAIQEILEQTESDPAFQGLFDMFDFGKTKGSKSAPQGILAQSGGEENAMLVDEENLKALESYIGTKEMSDGSQDRLSYTGDHSEEAVCILKSGDNDVILEEHLKMQSIIDGEFQVVSETRIETDSNQTRLDSQHLQHKTTFESDPDQVSALEFNENQEDSYQKQETAASRIDAEMETGLLHQGVQNLPELHYDQLDNQQKSLSERAECCSLPDNMLSENTDAKFLAPLHAGHSEMLEKTNVVDSDHLEDATKRVEQAPQGSAFFPAPSPPNPNSPTLSNFQEQNKLADSITAPVASASNPTPTELQLEVVDTSSSLPSEDQIVLAESCSEPPNQKSADSEVMLVEMQEPSSSTKPDADSLFLPSDNERHTEMPVESQPTTPTACSVPPPEPTGESSPGAKAAGSVSSSGQAAEDDPSSIVSLKIIISDDPFVSSETELNNAVSSITGDNLPTIILSSPAKSPTRMMGPARCIVTPEEAERTGESTLVEQNLLIVRSQDSVVSTLSVQNEECAVFSVSGASSAAKDGGFIQLVPGASTSFNGSNSVYIATCMTEPAALGTGVTPSNLVMLPGSSTSLTPQVPAAQQLRTPPRTSGLFAMNPPMSPNFSQGSAIIIASPVQPVLQGMVGMIPVSIMGQSGNAFSDPSRQVLHMPIQTSLGSGGVPKLPLPPKSQKLPRSKSNAGKLKMDQSGSDSVNRPGSRMQRGGNSERNACANLRKKLEAVAVDVTSSSPKQNETHRRVLYFDSALAETGGNPPASQKERNESPVLSGNSHSGAPSSAKTQPSKRERERTLPRILCKPDITNRTTAVKEAQSERKASGLGLASDMLRKQTANKENELERSVEKKSPNHEVASLSNGQQSINLHVEKNGSPAQEPTKKQGLQVNANSKNSGVLTSKEPKKDSAKSPSQAHCLTSPLTKQAVELLHDIQKHSPAAKLPENGDLPVPRTPGSGERHSEDTFDIIRTPTCKRFSEDSATPRIMVPPATPDLPACSPASETGSENSVSMAAHTLMILSRAAIARTSTNTPLKDNTQQFRSLRSAAKKRKQEEVLECERNSRPASKKDLTNFTVPIKKKKVKKKLPISFPAGMDVDKFLLSLHYDE, from the exons GCCGCACACGAAGCGCCATCGCAGATATGAAGAAGCAGAAGTGCCTCCAGCCGTCGGCCTCTTCCAACTTGGGAGCATCGTGTGTCTTGCTTCAGCCAGGACAGCTGAGCTCTGCTCCAATGACAGCCACGCAAGTTTTCCTCAAACCAGTGGCCACGCCAAGCCAGGCTCAGACAAGAGCCAACTCTGCATCGGCACACCGGACCCAAGCACAAGGAAGCAGCAATAACA CAGGAGATTCTCTCGGCTTACTTTCTGCCGTAGTTCAAGAACGAAAGCTTCACTCAAGCGCAATGTCTCCAGGGAAACGAAAAAG TGACTCCCAAAAGAAAAAAGCCATATCCTCTGAAACACAGTCGTCTAACAGTAGCTCAGAAGATTCCCCCACAGCGGAAGAAGATAGCTCACCAATGGAAGAAGAAAGTGAGCCGCTTGAAGAACTCATAGATGGCAATTTTCCT CAAATGGTTATTGAAAATGCCAGAGAGAAAATTCTGAGCAACAAATGTCTCCAGGAGAAGCTAGCTGAAAACATTAACAAATTCTTGGGCAG CGATGGCACGGTTACTCAGACTCCAAAGCAACCAGACACTGGCCCTACAATACAGGAGTCTTCAATTGATGAGCTTCTTGGTCTCCAA CAGGGCGAGATTCACATGACAGAGGAAGCCATCCAGGAAATTCTGGAGCAAACTGAGTCAGATCCAGCATTTCAAGGACTCTTTGATATGTTTGATTTTG gTAAAACCAAGGGTAGCAAAAGTGCTCCTCAAGGCATCCTTGCTCAGAGTGGAGGGGAAGAGAATGCTATGTTGGTGGATGAAGAAAACCTGAAAGCACTTGAAAGCTATATTGGAACAAAAGAAATGA GTGATGGTTCCCAAGACAGATTGTCCTACACAGGAGACCATTCCGAAGAGGCCGTTTGCATCCTGAAGTCTGGGGACAATGATGTAATCTTGGAAGAACATCTGAAGATGCAAAGTATAATAGATGGAGAATTTCAAGTGGTCTCTGAAACAAGGATTGAAACGGATTCAAATCAAACTAGACTGGATAGCCAACATCTCCAGCATAAAACTACCTTTGAATCTGACCCAGACCAGGTTTCTGCTCTTGAGTTCAATGAAAACCAAGAAGATTCTTATCAAAAGCAAGAAACAGCGGCAAGTAGAATAGATGCAGAAATGGAAACAGGCCTGTTGCATCAAGGTGTCCAAAATTTGCCTGAATTGCACTATGATCAGTTGGATAATCAACAGAAGTCCCTCTCGGAAAGAGCTGAGTGTTGTTCGTTGCCTGATAACATGTTATCTGAAAACACAGATGCAAAATTTCTCGCTCCTCTACATGCTGGTCACAGTGAGATGCTGGAAAAAACAAATGTTGTTGACTCTGACCATTTGGAAGATGCAACTAAAAGGGTAGAGCAGGCACCTCAAGGATCTGCTTTCTTTcctgcccccagccccccaaaTCCTAACAGTCCTACCCTCTCTAACTTCCAGGAGCAAAATAAATTGGCAGATTCTATTACAGCGCCTGTAGCCAGTGCATCGAATCCAACTCCAACTGAGCTCCAGCTCGAAGTGGTTGATACTTCCAGCAGTTTACCTTCTGAGGACCAGATTGTGCTTGCAGAATCTTGTTCAGAACCCCCTAACCAGAAATCGGCAGATTCTGAAGTGATGCTGGTAGAAATGCAGGAGCCGTCGTCTTCCACAAAACCAGACGCCGATAGCTTATTTCTTCCTTCCGACAACGAGAGGCATACAGAAATGCCCGTGGAAAGCCAGCCCACCACACCCACTGCTTGCTCTGTGCCTCCACCAGAGCCAACAGGGGAATCGAGTCCAGGGGCCAAAGCGGCAGGCAGTGTTTCCTCCAGCGGCCAAGCTGCCGAAGACGATCCTTCCAGCATTGTCTCCCTCAAAATCATCATCAGCGACGACCCCTTTGTTTCTTCAGAGACCGAGCTGAACAACGCCGTTTCCAGCATCACTGGAGACAATTTGCCAACCATCATATTGTCTTCTCCAGCAAAGTCACCAACCCGGATGATGGGACCAGCCAGGTGCATAGTAACTCCAGAAGAGGCAGAAAGGACCGGGGAGTCCACTTTGGTAGAACAGAATCTTCTCATCGTCAGGTCTCAGGATTCCGTTGTGAGCACGCTCAGCGTGCAGAATGAAGAGTGCGCCGTCTTTTCCGTTTCCGGGGCTTCCAGTGCTGCCAAGGACGGGGGATTTATACAGCTGGTGCCAGGCGCAAGCACTTCCTTCAACGGCTCCAACAGCGTTTATATCGCCACCTGCATGACTGAGCCAGCCGCTTTGGGTACAGGGGTGACCCCATCCAATTTGGTCATGTTGCCGGGCAGTTCCACGTCCCTCACACCGCAGGTCCCGGCGGCACAGCAGTTACGGACCCCTCCCAGAACAAGCGGCTTGTTCGCCATGAACCCGCCAATGTCTCCAAACTTTTCACAGG GTTCTGCCATTATAATCGCGTCTCCCGTGCAGCCTGTGTTGCAAGGAATGGTGGGGATGATTCCAGTGTCTATAATGGGACAGAGCGGAAATGCCTTCTCGGATCCTTCCCGTCAG GTCCTGCACATGCCTATACAGACGTCGCTAGGCAGTGGAGGAGTTCCGAAATTACCTCTCCCTCCCAAATCTCAGAAATTGCCAAGAAGCAAGTCAAATGCCG ggaAGCTAAAAATGGATCAGAGTGGATCGGATTCTGTAAATCGTCCCGGTTCTCGTATGCAAAG AGGTGGAAACTCAGAGAGGAATGCCTGTGCCAACTTGAGGAAGAAACTCGAGGCTGTAGCTGTTGATGTCACAAGCTCCAGCCCCAAGCAAAATGAGACCCACAGAAGAGTCCTCTACTTTGACAGCGCTCTGGCTGAAACTGGGGGAAACCCTCCAGCTTCACAGAAAGAACGGAATGAAAGCCCTGTACTCTCTGGGAACTCTCACAGTGGGGCGCCTTCATCTGCCAAAACTCAGCCCAGCAAAAGAGAGCGAGAGAGGACATTGCCTAGGATTTTATGTAAGCCGGATATTACTAACAGGACCACGGCTGTGAAAGAAGCCCAGTCCGAGAGGAAGGCTTCAGGGCTAGGACTGGCATCGGACATGCTAAGAAAGCAGACCGCAAATAAAGAGAATGAGCTAGAAAGATCTGTGGAGAAAAAAAGCCCGAACCATGAAGTGGCTTCCCTGTCAAACGGTCAACAAAGTATTAACCTTCACGTGGAGAAGAACGGCTCGCCAGCGCAAGAACCGACCAAGAAACAGGGGCTGCAGGTGAATGCCAATAGCAAGAATTCTGGAGTCTTGACTTCAAAGGAGCCTAAGAAGGACTCAGCAAAATCTCCTAGCCAGGCCCACTGCTTGACCAGTCCCTTAACCAAACAAGCCGTAGAGCTGCTGCATGACATTCAGAAGCATAGTCCTGCCGCTAAACTGCCTGAAAACGGGGACTTGCCAGTTCCCCGCACTCCTGGTTCTGGGGAGAGACACTCAGAAGACACCTTTGATATAATAAGGACACCGACATGTAAACGGTTCAGTGAAGACAGTGCAACTCCCAGGATCATGGTCCCTCCAGCTACCCCTGACTTGCCAGCTTGTAGCCCAGCAAGCGAAACCGGCAGTGAAAACAGCGTGAGCATGGCTGCCCACACTTTAATGATACTTTCCCGAGCAGCTATCGCAAGGACAAGTACAAATACGCCTCTCAAAGACAATACCCAACAGTTCAGGTCTTTAAGGAGCGCagcaaaaaaaaggaaacaggaagaggTGCTGGAGTGTGAAAGAAATTCCCGGCCCGCCAGCAAAAAGGACCTTACGAACTTCACAGTgccaataaagaagaagaaagtaaAG AAGAAGCTACCCATTTCCTTTCCTGCAGGGATGGATGTGGACAAGTTCTTGTTATCGCTGCATTATGATGAATAA
- the NPAT gene encoding protein NPAT isoform X3, with amino-acid sequence MLLPSDVARLVLGYLQQEKLLTTCRTFIVESSDLKEYAEHCTGEGVVPACLLSLFGKNLTTILNEYIVMKTKETTHDVPAMMSSLWKKLDYTLSQIRSMQNSSAFSVHQRGRTRSAIADMKKQKCLQPSASSNLGASCVLLQPGQLSSAPMTATQVFLKPVATPSQAQTRANSASAHRTQAQGSSNNRDSLGLLSAVVQERKLHSSAMSPGKRKSDSQKKKAISSETQSSNSSSEDSPTAEEDSSPMEEESEPLEELIDGNFPQMVIENAREKILSNKCLQEKLAENINKFLGSDGTVTQTPKQPDTGPTIQESSIDELLGLQQGEIHMTEEAIQEILEQTESDPAFQGLFDMFDFGKTKGSKSAPQGILAQSGGEENAMLVDEENLKALESYIGTKEMSDGSQDRLSYTGDHSEEAVCILKSGDNDVILEEHLKMQSIIDGEFQVVSETRIETDSNQTRLDSQHLQHKTTFESDPDQVSALEFNENQEDSYQKQETAASRIDAEMETGLLHQGVQNLPELHYDQLDNQQKSLSERAECCSLPDNMLSENTDAKFLAPLHAGHSEMLEKTNVVDSDHLEDATKRVEQAPQGSAFFPAPSPPNPNSPTLSNFQEQNKLADSITAPVASASNPTPTELQLEVVDTSSSLPSEDQIVLAESCSEPPNQKSADSEVMLVEMQEPSSSTKPDADSLFLPSDNERHTEMPVESQPTTPTACSVPPPEPTGESSPGAKAAGSVSSSGQAAEDDPSSIVSLKIIISDDPFVSSETELNNAVSSITGDNLPTIILSSPAKSPTRMMGPARCIVTPEEAERTGESTLVEQNLLIVRSQDSVVSTLSVQNEECAVFSVSGASSAAKDGGFIQLVPGASTSFNGSNSVYIATCMTEPAALGTGVTPSNLVMLPGSSTSLTPQVPAAQQLRTPPRTSGLFAMNPPMSPNFSQGSAIIIASPVQPVLQGMVGMIPVSIMGQSGNAFSDPSRQVLHMPIQTSLGSGGVPKLPLPPKSQKLPRSKSNAGKLKMDQSGSDSVNRPGSRMQRGGNSERNACANLRKKLEAVAVDVTSSSPKQNETHRRVLYFDSALAETGGNPPASQKERNESPVLSGNSHSGAPSSAKTQPSKRERERTLPRILCKPDITNRTTAVKEAQSERKASGLGLASDMLRKQTANKENELERSVEKKSPNHEVASLSNGQQSINLHVEKNGSPAQEPTKKQGLQVNANSKNSGVLTSKEPKKDSAKSPSQAHCLTSPLTKQAVELLHDIQKHSPAAKLPENGDLPVPRTPGSGERHSEDTFDIIRTPTCKRFSEDSATPRIMVPPATPDLPACSPASETGSENSVSMAAHTLMILSRAAIARTSTNTPLKDNTQQFRSLRSAAKKRKQEEVLECERNSRPASKKDLTNFTVPIKKKKVKQKKLPISFPAGMDVDKFLLSLHYDE; translated from the exons GCCGCACACGAAGCGCCATCGCAGATATGAAGAAGCAGAAGTGCCTCCAGCCGTCGGCCTCTTCCAACTTGGGAGCATCGTGTGTCTTGCTTCAGCCAGGACAGCTGAGCTCTGCTCCAATGACAGCCACGCAAGTTTTCCTCAAACCAGTGGCCACGCCAAGCCAGGCTCAGACAAGAGCCAACTCTGCATCGGCACACCGGACCCAAGCACAAGGAAGCAGCAATAACA GAGATTCTCTCGGCTTACTTTCTGCCGTAGTTCAAGAACGAAAGCTTCACTCAAGCGCAATGTCTCCAGGGAAACGAAAAAG TGACTCCCAAAAGAAAAAAGCCATATCCTCTGAAACACAGTCGTCTAACAGTAGCTCAGAAGATTCCCCCACAGCGGAAGAAGATAGCTCACCAATGGAAGAAGAAAGTGAGCCGCTTGAAGAACTCATAGATGGCAATTTTCCT CAAATGGTTATTGAAAATGCCAGAGAGAAAATTCTGAGCAACAAATGTCTCCAGGAGAAGCTAGCTGAAAACATTAACAAATTCTTGGGCAG CGATGGCACGGTTACTCAGACTCCAAAGCAACCAGACACTGGCCCTACAATACAGGAGTCTTCAATTGATGAGCTTCTTGGTCTCCAA CAGGGCGAGATTCACATGACAGAGGAAGCCATCCAGGAAATTCTGGAGCAAACTGAGTCAGATCCAGCATTTCAAGGACTCTTTGATATGTTTGATTTTG gTAAAACCAAGGGTAGCAAAAGTGCTCCTCAAGGCATCCTTGCTCAGAGTGGAGGGGAAGAGAATGCTATGTTGGTGGATGAAGAAAACCTGAAAGCACTTGAAAGCTATATTGGAACAAAAGAAATGA GTGATGGTTCCCAAGACAGATTGTCCTACACAGGAGACCATTCCGAAGAGGCCGTTTGCATCCTGAAGTCTGGGGACAATGATGTAATCTTGGAAGAACATCTGAAGATGCAAAGTATAATAGATGGAGAATTTCAAGTGGTCTCTGAAACAAGGATTGAAACGGATTCAAATCAAACTAGACTGGATAGCCAACATCTCCAGCATAAAACTACCTTTGAATCTGACCCAGACCAGGTTTCTGCTCTTGAGTTCAATGAAAACCAAGAAGATTCTTATCAAAAGCAAGAAACAGCGGCAAGTAGAATAGATGCAGAAATGGAAACAGGCCTGTTGCATCAAGGTGTCCAAAATTTGCCTGAATTGCACTATGATCAGTTGGATAATCAACAGAAGTCCCTCTCGGAAAGAGCTGAGTGTTGTTCGTTGCCTGATAACATGTTATCTGAAAACACAGATGCAAAATTTCTCGCTCCTCTACATGCTGGTCACAGTGAGATGCTGGAAAAAACAAATGTTGTTGACTCTGACCATTTGGAAGATGCAACTAAAAGGGTAGAGCAGGCACCTCAAGGATCTGCTTTCTTTcctgcccccagccccccaaaTCCTAACAGTCCTACCCTCTCTAACTTCCAGGAGCAAAATAAATTGGCAGATTCTATTACAGCGCCTGTAGCCAGTGCATCGAATCCAACTCCAACTGAGCTCCAGCTCGAAGTGGTTGATACTTCCAGCAGTTTACCTTCTGAGGACCAGATTGTGCTTGCAGAATCTTGTTCAGAACCCCCTAACCAGAAATCGGCAGATTCTGAAGTGATGCTGGTAGAAATGCAGGAGCCGTCGTCTTCCACAAAACCAGACGCCGATAGCTTATTTCTTCCTTCCGACAACGAGAGGCATACAGAAATGCCCGTGGAAAGCCAGCCCACCACACCCACTGCTTGCTCTGTGCCTCCACCAGAGCCAACAGGGGAATCGAGTCCAGGGGCCAAAGCGGCAGGCAGTGTTTCCTCCAGCGGCCAAGCTGCCGAAGACGATCCTTCCAGCATTGTCTCCCTCAAAATCATCATCAGCGACGACCCCTTTGTTTCTTCAGAGACCGAGCTGAACAACGCCGTTTCCAGCATCACTGGAGACAATTTGCCAACCATCATATTGTCTTCTCCAGCAAAGTCACCAACCCGGATGATGGGACCAGCCAGGTGCATAGTAACTCCAGAAGAGGCAGAAAGGACCGGGGAGTCCACTTTGGTAGAACAGAATCTTCTCATCGTCAGGTCTCAGGATTCCGTTGTGAGCACGCTCAGCGTGCAGAATGAAGAGTGCGCCGTCTTTTCCGTTTCCGGGGCTTCCAGTGCTGCCAAGGACGGGGGATTTATACAGCTGGTGCCAGGCGCAAGCACTTCCTTCAACGGCTCCAACAGCGTTTATATCGCCACCTGCATGACTGAGCCAGCCGCTTTGGGTACAGGGGTGACCCCATCCAATTTGGTCATGTTGCCGGGCAGTTCCACGTCCCTCACACCGCAGGTCCCGGCGGCACAGCAGTTACGGACCCCTCCCAGAACAAGCGGCTTGTTCGCCATGAACCCGCCAATGTCTCCAAACTTTTCACAGG GTTCTGCCATTATAATCGCGTCTCCCGTGCAGCCTGTGTTGCAAGGAATGGTGGGGATGATTCCAGTGTCTATAATGGGACAGAGCGGAAATGCCTTCTCGGATCCTTCCCGTCAG GTCCTGCACATGCCTATACAGACGTCGCTAGGCAGTGGAGGAGTTCCGAAATTACCTCTCCCTCCCAAATCTCAGAAATTGCCAAGAAGCAAGTCAAATGCCG ggaAGCTAAAAATGGATCAGAGTGGATCGGATTCTGTAAATCGTCCCGGTTCTCGTATGCAAAG AGGTGGAAACTCAGAGAGGAATGCCTGTGCCAACTTGAGGAAGAAACTCGAGGCTGTAGCTGTTGATGTCACAAGCTCCAGCCCCAAGCAAAATGAGACCCACAGAAGAGTCCTCTACTTTGACAGCGCTCTGGCTGAAACTGGGGGAAACCCTCCAGCTTCACAGAAAGAACGGAATGAAAGCCCTGTACTCTCTGGGAACTCTCACAGTGGGGCGCCTTCATCTGCCAAAACTCAGCCCAGCAAAAGAGAGCGAGAGAGGACATTGCCTAGGATTTTATGTAAGCCGGATATTACTAACAGGACCACGGCTGTGAAAGAAGCCCAGTCCGAGAGGAAGGCTTCAGGGCTAGGACTGGCATCGGACATGCTAAGAAAGCAGACCGCAAATAAAGAGAATGAGCTAGAAAGATCTGTGGAGAAAAAAAGCCCGAACCATGAAGTGGCTTCCCTGTCAAACGGTCAACAAAGTATTAACCTTCACGTGGAGAAGAACGGCTCGCCAGCGCAAGAACCGACCAAGAAACAGGGGCTGCAGGTGAATGCCAATAGCAAGAATTCTGGAGTCTTGACTTCAAAGGAGCCTAAGAAGGACTCAGCAAAATCTCCTAGCCAGGCCCACTGCTTGACCAGTCCCTTAACCAAACAAGCCGTAGAGCTGCTGCATGACATTCAGAAGCATAGTCCTGCCGCTAAACTGCCTGAAAACGGGGACTTGCCAGTTCCCCGCACTCCTGGTTCTGGGGAGAGACACTCAGAAGACACCTTTGATATAATAAGGACACCGACATGTAAACGGTTCAGTGAAGACAGTGCAACTCCCAGGATCATGGTCCCTCCAGCTACCCCTGACTTGCCAGCTTGTAGCCCAGCAAGCGAAACCGGCAGTGAAAACAGCGTGAGCATGGCTGCCCACACTTTAATGATACTTTCCCGAGCAGCTATCGCAAGGACAAGTACAAATACGCCTCTCAAAGACAATACCCAACAGTTCAGGTCTTTAAGGAGCGCagcaaaaaaaaggaaacaggaagaggTGCTGGAGTGTGAAAGAAATTCCCGGCCCGCCAGCAAAAAGGACCTTACGAACTTCACAGTgccaataaagaagaagaaagtaaAG caGAAGAAGCTACCCATTTCCTTTCCTGCAGGGATGGATGTGGACAAGTTCTTGTTATCGCTGCATTATGATGAATAA